In the genome of Nocardioides marmoribigeumensis, one region contains:
- a CDS encoding SDR family NAD(P)-dependent oxidoreductase: MSTTTPQGRDWLAGKVVVVTGAGSGIGRAVSVLAARHGARLAISDVDATGLAETAATIKQVSGLEAHTDKLDVRDRDGVKAYAAAVAADLGGVDAVVNNAGVALNGDFADLDYESLEWIMDIDFWGVVHGSKEFLPYLVASGDGRLVNISSLFGLMAVPGQSAYNAAKFAVRGLTEALRQEMVASGTPVKVTCVHPGGIKTAIARNARAVGQDQAKAAELFDKKLARMSPERAAEIIVDGMVAGRARVIVGVDAKALDLMVRILGSGYQRLVTASARRATRGLR; this comes from the coding sequence ATGAGCACCACCACCCCCCAGGGCCGCGACTGGCTCGCCGGCAAGGTCGTCGTCGTCACCGGTGCCGGCTCCGGCATCGGCCGGGCGGTCTCCGTCCTCGCCGCCCGTCACGGCGCCCGCCTGGCGATCAGCGACGTCGACGCCACCGGGCTCGCCGAGACCGCAGCGACGATCAAGCAGGTCAGCGGCCTCGAGGCCCACACCGACAAGCTCGACGTGCGCGACCGCGACGGGGTCAAGGCGTACGCCGCCGCCGTCGCCGCCGACCTCGGCGGGGTCGACGCCGTGGTCAACAACGCCGGGGTCGCTCTCAACGGCGACTTCGCCGACCTCGACTACGAGTCGCTCGAGTGGATCATGGACATCGACTTCTGGGGCGTGGTGCACGGCTCCAAGGAGTTCCTGCCCTACCTCGTCGCGTCCGGCGACGGCCGGCTGGTCAACATCTCCAGCCTCTTCGGTCTCATGGCCGTGCCCGGCCAGTCGGCCTACAACGCCGCGAAGTTCGCCGTGCGGGGCCTCACCGAGGCCCTGCGCCAGGAGATGGTCGCCTCGGGCACACCGGTCAAGGTCACCTGCGTGCACCCCGGCGGCATCAAGACCGCGATCGCCCGCAACGCCCGGGCGGTCGGCCAGGACCAGGCCAAGGCCGCCGAGCTGTTCGACAAGAAGCTCGCGCGGATGAGCCCGGAGCGGGCCGCCGAGATCATCGTCGACGGCATGGTCGCCGGCCGGGCCCGCGTCATCGTCGGCGTCGACGCCAAGGCGCTCGACCTGATGGTGCGCATCCTCGGGTCGGGCTACCAGCGCCTGGTCACCGCCTCCGCACGTCGTGCGACCCGCGGCCTGCGCTGA